Within Pseudomonas brassicacearum, the genomic segment CTGAGCATCCGTATCCGGTCATGAGGACTGGGGCTCCGTGTGGCACTCTTGTCTCCGCGTCTAGTACCTCGAACTCCAGGTTGGCTATAGACATCGGCACGGGGCCACGATAATCAATGGAGCACAAGGCGTAGTCCTCACTGCCTCGCGGGCTGCGAAACTTTGGCTCCCGAGCAAGGTACGCTGGATGGATCTCGCAGGTCAGTTCCGCTTGCCGGCCATCCACCGAGAGCAGGGCCTTGCGCGAAGTCATACCCAGCGGATTATCGACGCAATGGGCAGCAGTAAGAACAACCTTCGGGCCGACCAAGGTGCCGGTGCAAGTAGGTGCACGGTCGCTCGAGGTATTTGGCCTAGGAATTTTTGCTAAGACGAGGGTCTTCCAGTCGCTTAGACTGACGGTGACTCCGTTCGAGAGCGTTACCTCACCTTGAGGTAATACATCAGTGGCCAGTTGGAATTCAACGACCTCATTCGGATTCGTAGTCTCTTGGCCTTCTGACTCCCCCGGCTGCGAAGCAGCATGGGGGATTTGCATAGAGATCAAGAGAAACATCCCGGTTAGCCAGTTTTTCATGGGGTCCTTCCTTGCCTGCTGATCTGTCTTACTCTGTAAACCGCATTCTGGTCACTTGTTGCGTCCCTTCCGTGTGCAGCCCCGACCCATCTCCAGTGATGCGCTGGCCAAGTAGGCATCACCTCGTTGTAGATAGTAGCAGCGGTCCGCGGTTACGTAGCAGATGTCAAAGGTCTGATGAGCAATAAACACGATATCGATTTCGTCTTCATTGACCATGCTTCCGCAATGCGCGATCGAGCTGTCCACCCACTCCTGTTCCCCGCTCCTACTGCCAGGGCCGGTAGGCTTAGACATACGCGCGATGGGTTGCGGCCTCAATTGCAGGGTCCCAACAGCATGTTAACTTCGCTGTGCCGAGCAGGCTGCTGCACTTCACGAGTCCTCGGGCATGGATGTGGCGATGAATGGCGATATAAAGCTATTCTCGCGGTCGACAGTCCTTAACAACCACGTCTGTTCTGGCGTGGCGTAGATACGCTGCACACTTCTGAAGGTACGGACATCACAACGCCATGACAGCCAGGGAAGCTAGACCATGAGTATCGACGTAACTGCACCAGCGCCGGGGGCTTTCTCAGAAAGCGACACGTGCACGATTGAGATTTCACCCTCCGGCTACCTAGAGCAGATACTTGATCGAGAGCTCAAGCTCACCCTACACGGCATCGAGCTGGGGTCCGAGCGAGATGACTCCATGCGTCAACTCACCGACACTGCGGCGACGCTTTACGATGGCCGCATTCTGCGCGAGCTCATACAGAACGCTTACGACGGAGCTGGTGGAGGTGTCGATGCCCATATCCTGGTGAAGCTTGATCTTTCCTCCGCGCCTCACGCTATGCTGGACGTCTGCAACACTGGCAGCGGTTTCTCCCGGGCCGATGTCGATTCAATCGTGAATCCG encodes:
- a CDS encoding trypsin-like serine protease yields the protein MKNWLTGMFLLISMQIPHAASQPGESEGQETTNPNEVVEFQLATDVLPQGEVTLSNGVTVSLSDWKTLVLAKIPRPNTSSDRAPTCTGTLVGPKVVLTAAHCVDNPLGMTSRKALLSVDGRQAELTCEIHPAYLAREPKFRSPRGSEDYALCSIDYRGPVPMSIANLEFEVLDAETRVPHGAPVLMTGYGCSDLRVIDGQLDWEPSDHLLRIGDGSIDAAAGTVPSSLGYLMIRSDNGRGPAVCPGDSGGPLFSGASTESVAGRRRVIGVNSAVAMERRPDQGFDLISRIAALGNAGFRSWASDWAARNQTRAGAVCGVNRNAGRSPCRD